A single region of the Planctomycetota bacterium genome encodes:
- a CDS encoding tryptophan synthase subunit alpha — protein sequence MSYELETIFNKLRKQGRKALIPYFTALYPSAKVFKQSVIAAADAGADIIEIGLPFSDPLADGPVIQHSSHYALTHGFTVERMFKSIKQLRDKTKTPLVIMTYINPVLSYGVVRFMRECRKSGVSGLIIPDMIPEEGGLIEKTAALNWIAINYIVAPTTPMTRIRLIAARTSGFIYLVSVAGVTGERRGIPSYLPSVVKRIRQVTDKPVCIGFGISTPAQARAMARLCDGVIIGSALVKMTNPSTVRRFLKKVRQQL from the coding sequence ATGAGTTATGAATTAGAAACAATCTTTAATAAGTTGCGGAAACAGGGGCGAAAGGCGCTGATACCTTATTTCACCGCGCTTTATCCGTCCGCCAAGGTATTTAAGCAGTCGGTCATTGCGGCAGCAGATGCCGGGGCGGATATAATTGAAATCGGACTGCCGTTCTCAGACCCGCTGGCCGATGGGCCGGTTATCCAGCATTCGTCACACTACGCCCTAACGCACGGATTCACCGTGGAACGAATGTTTAAGTCCATCAAGCAACTGAGAGATAAGACCAAAACGCCGTTGGTAATCATGACCTATATCAACCCGGTGTTGAGCTATGGGGTGGTTAGATTCATGCGAGAATGCCGGAAGAGTGGGGTAAGCGGTCTGATTATCCCTGATATGATACCTGAAGAGGGCGGGCTGATAGAGAAAACAGCTGCGCTGAATTGGATAGCGATTAATTACATTGTCGCCCCGACCACGCCGATGACCCGAATCAGGCTGATTGCGGCGCGCACCAGCGGATTTATTTATCTGGTCTCGGTCGCCGGCGTTACCGGTGAGCGCCGGGGAATTCCGTCTTACCTGCCGTCTGTGGTAAAACGGATTAGGCAGGTTACGGATAAACCGGTGTGCATCGGATTCGGGATTTCCACGCCGGCCCAGGCCCGGGCAATGGCCCGCCTGTGCGATGGCGTGATTATCGGCAGCGCCCTGGTAAAAATGACTAATCCGTCTACCGTGCGCAGGTTTCTGAAGAAGGTGAGACAACAATTATGA
- the trpB gene encoding tryptophan synthase subunit beta: MNRNKFGPYGGRFVPETIIPALDELTAAYDKAKKDKKFRLVLNRYLKTYAGRPTPLYYAANLSRIYGARIYLKREDLAHTGAHKINNCLGQALLAQRMGKGRIIAETGAGQHGVATATVAALLGLDCTVYMGATDIKRQSPNVARMKLLGAEVRAVDSGTRTLKDAINEALRDWITNIKNTHYLIGSVVGPHPYPTMVRDFQSVIGTEARVQIRRAINRMPDYLVACVGGGSNAIGLFYPFLKNRNVRMIGVEAAGRGLNTDEHSATLSKGSPGVLHGSYSYLLQDKDGQVQSTHSVSAGLDYPGVGPEHSYLKDTKRVKYVAVTDDEAVNAFKELSRCEGIIPALESSHAIAYTKKMCQKVSPNKVIVVCLSGRGDKDLGIIMNY, translated from the coding sequence ATGAATAGAAATAAATTCGGTCCTTACGGAGGCCGGTTTGTGCCTGAGACCATTATCCCGGCACTGGATGAATTAACCGCGGCTTACGATAAGGCCAAGAAGGATAAGAAATTCCGGTTAGTGCTCAATCGTTACCTGAAGACCTATGCCGGCCGGCCCACGCCGCTCTATTATGCGGCCAATCTGAGCCGGATTTATGGGGCGCGGATATATCTCAAACGTGAGGATCTGGCGCATACCGGCGCCCATAAGATAAATAACTGCCTGGGCCAGGCGTTGCTGGCCCAGCGGATGGGCAAGGGCCGGATTATTGCCGAGACCGGCGCCGGCCAACACGGCGTGGCCACGGCTACGGTTGCGGCATTGCTTGGGCTTGACTGCACGGTCTATATGGGCGCGACGGATATCAAACGCCAGTCGCCTAATGTGGCTCGGATGAAACTGCTCGGCGCTGAGGTTCGGGCGGTTGACAGCGGCACCAGGACGCTTAAGGATGCGATTAACGAGGCGCTCCGCGACTGGATAACCAATATCAAAAATACCCATTACCTGATTGGTTCGGTGGTTGGCCCGCATCCTTATCCTACAATGGTGCGCGACTTCCAGTCTGTTATCGGCACTGAAGCCAGGGTCCAGATACGCCGGGCGATTAACAGGATGCCTGATTACCTGGTGGCCTGCGTGGGCGGCGGGTCAAATGCCATCGGATTATTCTATCCGTTCCTGAAAAATAGGAATGTCCGGATGATTGGCGTGGAGGCAGCCGGCCGGGGACTCAATACCGATGAACATTCGGCCACATTGTCAAAGGGCTCGCCCGGCGTTCTGCACGGTTCCTACAGTTACCTGTTGCAGGACAAGGACGGCCAGGTCCAGTCCACCCACTCGGTCTCGGCCGGGCTGGATTATCCAGGCGTGGGTCCGGAGCACAGTTATCTCAAGGATACCAAGCGGGTAAAATACGTAGCCGTGACCGATGATGAAGCCGTAAATGCGTTTAAGGAACTTAGCCGCTGTGAAGGGATTATCCCGGCCCTGGAATCGTCCCATGCCATTGCCTATACCAAAAAGATGTGCCAGAAGGTTTCACCGAATAAGGTAATCGTGGTTTGTCTGTCAGGCCGGGGCGATAAAGACCTTGGAATAATTATGAATTATTAA
- a CDS encoding phosphoribosylanthranilate isomerase, with product MVKVKICGITNYRDAADAIDCGADVLGFILARSPRQVTPDEAQRIIRKLPASVIKVGVFVDAPIEKVRSAMKYCGFNLVQLHGREDREYCRRLYPYVLKVFRDKTPGVIRSIRSYGAGIFMLDSGQGGTGKLVDLKIARGAAKLGNMILAGGLTPDNVAGVIKSIKPYGVDVSSGVEKKPGKKDKKKVAAFIDVVKLL from the coding sequence ATGGTAAAAGTTAAGATCTGCGGCATCACCAATTACCGTGATGCGGCTGATGCCATTGATTGCGGGGCCGATGTCCTGGGATTTATTCTGGCCAGGAGCCCGAGACAGGTAACGCCGGATGAAGCCCAACGGATTATCCGGAAACTGCCGGCATCCGTGATAAAGGTTGGCGTATTCGTTGATGCGCCGATAGAAAAGGTTCGTTCGGCCATGAAATACTGCGGTTTTAACCTGGTCCAGTTGCACGGCCGGGAAGACCGGGAATATTGCCGGCGTCTTTATCCGTATGTCCTGAAGGTATTCAGGGATAAAACCCCGGGTGTCATTAGGTCAATCAGGAGTTACGGCGCCGGGATATTTATGCTTGATTCAGGCCAGGGCGGAACCGGTAAACTGGTGGACTTGAAGATTGCTCGGGGTGCGGCGAAACTGGGCAATATGATTCTGGCCGGCGGGCTGACCCCGGACAATGTGGCCGGCGTAATCAAGAGTATCAAACCATATGGCGTTGATGTCTCTTCCGGGGTTGAGAAAAAGCCGGGTAAGAAAGATAAGAAAAAGGTAGCGGCATTTATAGATGTCGTTAAATTATTATGA
- the trpC gene encoding indole-3-glycerol phosphate synthase TrpC yields MSNNFLNDVIKYKRAVIRRDKRAEPLAVLKKMIKKLPAPRKLSESLLKGSGIIAEIKRRSPSIKSFPNAADIVKLAQEYKKNGASGISVLTDAKYFGGSPDDMRMVKRRAKMPVLRKDFIIDEYQIYQSRVYGADAVLLIASILDDNLLVRFHKIVTALGMEALIEVHDEAEMMAVTSRFLPKDGVIIGINNRDLRTLKMDMDTAVRLLWMVPMPMTRIVESGIKTRQQIKQLFRLGADGFLIGGTLLKSPSPGKRLRQLIYGKS; encoded by the coding sequence ATGAGCAATAATTTCCTGAATGATGTCATTAAATACAAAAGGGCGGTTATCAGGCGCGACAAACGGGCCGAACCGCTGGCGGTTCTTAAGAAGATGATAAAAAAACTGCCGGCGCCGCGGAAGTTGAGCGAGTCGCTCCTGAAAGGCAGCGGCATTATTGCCGAGATAAAGCGACGTTCGCCCAGTATCAAGAGTTTTCCTAATGCGGCTGATATCGTAAAACTGGCTCAGGAGTATAAAAAGAACGGTGCCTCAGGCATCTCGGTCCTGACCGATGCGAAATACTTCGGCGGCTCACCGGATGATATGCGGATGGTTAAAAGGCGTGCTAAAATGCCGGTCTTGAGAAAGGATTTTATTATTGACGAATACCAGATTTACCAGTCCCGCGTCTATGGAGCTGACGCGGTCTTGCTGATTGCCTCTATTTTGGATGATAATCTATTGGTAAGGTTTCATAAGATAGTTACAGCGCTGGGAATGGAAGCGCTTATAGAGGTGCATGATGAGGCGGAGATGATGGCGGTAACCAGCCGGTTCCTTCCCAAGGATGGGGTAATCATCGGCATCAATAACCGTGACCTCAGGACGCTCAAAATGGATATGGATACCGCCGTTCGGCTTTTATGGATGGTGCCAATGCCGATGACTAGGATAGTTGAAAGCGGGATAAAAACGCGGCAACAGATAAAGCAGTTATTTCGTCTGGGCGCGGATGGGTTCCTCATCGGCGGAACACTACTCAAGTCACCATCGCCCGGAAAACGGTTACGACAATTAATTTATGGTAAAAGTTAA
- the trpD gene encoding anthranilate phosphoribosyltransferase — protein MIKEYIFAIVNGQDLSRDQAHQAMLLVISGRVDPAQIAGFLTALKAKGETVDELAGFVQAMRDRMVAINPAGISIDLCGTGGDRKNTFNISTTASFVVSAAGLSVAKHGNRSVSSSCGSADILEKLGVKINLTPEAAEKCLSEIGYTFLFAPNFHPAMKNVAPVRKALGIPTVFNILGPLCNPAQVRRQLIGVYDSARCQLVASTLNELSAETALVVHSQDGLDEISPAGPTNGMLLLNGSVSRMEINPQAMGITAGAINGLSVKDADESVRLVHSVLNGDKSVARDAVLLNAGAALYIGGRSKSIAEGVALAGETIDSGKARKKLEEFISTSNKL, from the coding sequence ATGATTAAAGAATATATTTTTGCCATTGTAAACGGCCAGGATTTATCCAGGGACCAGGCGCATCAGGCCATGCTTTTGGTTATCTCTGGTCGGGTTGACCCGGCACAGATTGCCGGATTCTTGACCGCCCTGAAGGCCAAGGGCGAGACCGTGGACGAGCTGGCCGGTTTTGTCCAAGCCATGCGCGACCGGATGGTGGCTATCAATCCAGCCGGAATCAGCATTGACCTATGCGGGACCGGCGGCGACCGCAAGAATACCTTTAATATCTCCACCACGGCTTCTTTTGTTGTCTCGGCCGCTGGTCTGTCCGTGGCCAAGCACGGCAATCGGAGTGTTTCCAGCTCATGTGGCAGCGCCGATATCCTGGAGAAACTTGGTGTTAAGATTAATCTCACACCTGAAGCGGCTGAAAAGTGCCTGAGTGAAATCGGTTACACCTTCCTCTTTGCGCCCAACTTCCATCCGGCCATGAAGAACGTGGCGCCGGTCAGAAAGGCGCTTGGTATCCCGACGGTCTTTAATATATTAGGACCGCTCTGCAACCCGGCCCAGGTACGCCGGCAGTTAATCGGCGTTTATGATTCGGCCAGGTGCCAATTGGTGGCGTCAACCCTGAATGAACTATCCGCAGAAACCGCGTTAGTGGTTCATAGCCAGGACGGGCTGGATGAAATCTCACCGGCCGGCCCGACTAATGGAATGCTTTTGTTAAATGGTTCCGTCAGCCGAATGGAGATAAATCCCCAGGCCATGGGCATTACAGCCGGCGCTATAAACGGACTTTCGGTCAAGGATGCTGATGAGAGCGTCCGGCTGGTGCATTCTGTCCTGAATGGCGATAAATCCGTGGCCCGGGACGCGGTGCTGCTTAATGCCGGAGCGGCGCTGTATATCGGCGGCAGGTCCAAATCCATTGCCGAGGGCGTAGCCCTGGCCGGAGAAACCATTGATTCGGGTAAAGCCCGTAAGAAATTAGAAGAGTTTATTAGTACGTCAAATAAGTTATGA
- a CDS encoding aminodeoxychorismate/anthranilate synthase component II, whose product MLLLIDNYDSFTYNLVQAFGEILEEMKNGRRKMKGGGIRVFRNDKITLGLARKLRPSHLIISPGPKRPEDAGISNQMIKYFAGRIPVLGVCLGHQCMSHIFGGKVIRAKAPVHGKTSKVYHDSKTIYQGLSNPFVAMRYHSLVVDEKTLPKRFEVSAYTSDGEIMGIRMKDALVEGVQFHPESYLTAEGKQLLRNFLEMKV is encoded by the coding sequence ATGTTATTGCTTATAGATAATTACGATTCGTTCACCTATAATTTGGTCCAGGCCTTTGGGGAGATACTGGAAGAGATGAAAAATGGGAGAAGAAAGATGAAAGGCGGGGGAATTAGAGTTTTCCGCAACGATAAGATAACCCTTGGTCTGGCCAGGAAGTTAAGGCCCTCGCATCTGATTATTTCACCCGGGCCCAAACGTCCGGAGGATGCCGGAATTTCCAACCAGATGATAAAGTATTTTGCCGGACGCATTCCGGTGCTCGGCGTCTGCCTGGGGCATCAGTGCATGTCCCATATCTTCGGCGGCAAGGTCATCAGGGCCAAGGCGCCGGTGCACGGTAAAACCTCAAAGGTATATCACGACAGCAAGACCATCTACCAGGGATTGAGTAATCCCTTTGTGGCTATGCGCTATCATTCGTTGGTTGTGGATGAAAAGACGCTTCCCAAACGCTTTGAAGTCAGCGCTTATACTTCGGATGGCGAGATAATGGGTATCAGGATGAAAGACGCATTGGTCGAGGGCGTTCAGTTTCATCCGGAATCATACCTGACCGCCGAGGGAAAGCAATTACTGAGAAACTTTCTGGAGATGAAGGTATGA
- a CDS encoding anthranilate synthase component I family protein: MSKIFSVEIPADLETPVSAYLKLKRLGACFLLESAENNERLGRHSFIGLNPVLTVRLDDKPDCLARLRSVVKPQPKNIHALLGGLVGYISYEVANSFEGLKPLIHNYTGLPDVYMIRPETLIDFDHYQRKIRVSSISAGRLAEINYALRAALPAGNNKKNKLSVKPVVNVSAAKYRQMVQQAKEYIKAGDIFQVVLAHALSGATSAQPFNVYRAMRILNPSPYMFFFEADDFCLAGSSPEMLVKLEDGDVTLCPIAGTRPRGKSEADDAKLEEGLLASPKENAEHSMLVDLGRNDLGRVCKFGSIVVQEHKKIERYSHVMHLVSTLSGRLKQDRNMFDLFKAAFPAGTVTGAPKIRAMEIIRELEGVRRGPYAGAMGYFGSNGNMDMCLTIRTIIFKGNQYFIQAGAGIVYDSDPAQEYQETLNKMAALKSAIAMAEKGF, from the coding sequence ATGTCCAAGATATTTTCCGTTGAGATACCGGCTGACCTAGAAACGCCGGTCTCGGCATACCTGAAACTGAAACGGCTGGGCGCCTGTTTTCTGCTGGAAAGCGCTGAGAACAATGAACGCCTAGGCCGGCATTCATTCATCGGGCTTAATCCAGTCCTGACAGTCCGGTTGGATGATAAGCCGGATTGTCTGGCCCGCTTGCGGAGTGTGGTCAAGCCCCAGCCCAAGAATATCCACGCCCTACTGGGCGGATTGGTGGGTTATATCAGTTATGAAGTGGCGAATTCGTTTGAAGGGCTCAAGCCCCTAATCCATAATTATACCGGCCTGCCCGATGTCTATATGATACGGCCTGAAACCCTGATAGATTTTGACCACTATCAGCGTAAAATCAGGGTATCCAGTATTTCCGCTGGCCGGCTTGCTGAAATAAATTATGCCCTGCGGGCTGCCTTGCCAGCTGGAAATAATAAGAAAAACAAGTTATCAGTCAAGCCGGTGGTAAACGTATCCGCGGCAAAATACCGGCAGATGGTTCAGCAGGCGAAGGAGTACATAAAGGCCGGCGATATCTTCCAGGTGGTTCTGGCGCATGCCTTAAGCGGCGCAACCTCGGCCCAGCCGTTTAATGTCTATCGGGCCATGCGGATACTTAATCCGTCGCCCTACATGTTCTTCTTTGAGGCAGACGATTTCTGCCTGGCCGGCTCGTCGCCGGAGATGCTGGTCAAGCTTGAAGACGGCGATGTTACCCTCTGCCCGATTGCCGGCACCAGGCCGCGCGGCAAGAGCGAGGCCGATGATGCCAAACTGGAAGAGGGATTGTTAGCCAGCCCGAAGGAGAATGCCGAGCATTCTATGCTGGTGGATTTGGGACGTAATGACCTGGGCCGGGTCTGTAAATTCGGCAGTATCGTTGTGCAGGAGCATAAAAAGATAGAGCGCTACTCGCACGTGATGCACCTGGTTTCCACCCTGAGCGGCCGGCTTAAGCAAGACCGGAATATGTTTGATCTATTCAAAGCGGCATTTCCGGCCGGGACAGTCACCGGCGCGCCCAAGATACGGGCCATGGAAATCATCCGCGAACTGGAAGGCGTCCGGCGCGGCCCTTATGCCGGGGCCATGGGCTATTTCGGCAGTAACGGCAATATGGATATGTGCCTGACCATCCGGACGATTATATTCAAGGGAAACCAATATTTTATCCAAGCCGGCGCGGGTATCGTCTATGATTCCGACCCGGCGCAGGAGTATCAGGAAACCCTGAACAAGATGGCCGCCCTGAAAAGCGCTATTGCGATGGCTGAGAAAGGATTTTAA